The following proteins are encoded in a genomic region of Salvelinus namaycush isolate Seneca chromosome 12, SaNama_1.0, whole genome shotgun sequence:
- the timm10b gene encoding mitochondrial import inner membrane translocase subunit Tim10 B, giving the protein MEPEAQIRNLRDFLMVYNRMTEICFQRCTSNFNYRSLTMDEERCADSCAGKLIRSNHRLMGTYVNLMPGMVQRRMAEMEKKNAELVTAEAEAAGALQGTADLADQSLPIASIGGKASGTGEAVTASEVSVMAGSVLKPAVLDVSADLGPAASPATPSSPEPPCTTSTEVKLAAASPAASEPLVPSSLSQAVNGVGLTRLTSGPILESSPVRYDQSTVTAVPSAAPTGPHRSR; this is encoded by the exons ATGGAGCCCGAAGCACAAATACGAAAC CTGCGGGACTTTCTGATGGTCTACAACCGTATGACAGAGATCTGTTTCCAGAGATGCACCAGTAACTTCAACTACAGAAGTCTCACCATGGACGAG GAGCGCTGTGCAGACAGCTGTGCGGGGAAGCTGATCCGCTCTAACCACCGTCTGATGGGGACCTATGTCAACCTGATGCCGGGGATGGTGCAGCGCCGCATGGCTGAGATGGAGAAGAAGAACGCTGAGCTGGTCACAGCAGAGGCTGAGGCTGCAGGTGCACTGCAGGGGACAGCTGACTTGGCTGATCAAAGCCTACCGATAGCCTCAATCGGGGGTAAAGCCTCGGGGACAGGTGAGGCTGTGACGGCTTCAGAGGTATCGGTGATGGCTGGCTCAGTCTTAAAGCCTGCTGTTTTAGATGTCTCTGCAGACCTGGGTCCAGCTGCTTCACCCGCCACCCCCTCCTCACCTGAACCCCCCTGCACCACCTCTACAGAGGTTAAACTAGCAGCTGCCTCACCCGCCGCCTCAGAACCACTGgtgccttcctccctctcccaggCTGTGAATGGAGTAGGGCTCACCAGGCTGACTTCAGGCCCAATTTTAGAGTCGTCCCCTGTTAGATATGATCAATCCACAGTCACTGCTGTTCCTAGTGCAGCACCAACTGGTCCCCACCGTAGTAGATAA